The following proteins are encoded in a genomic region of Thioclava nitratireducens:
- a CDS encoding plasmid recombination protein, giving the protein MKDLANSPADLARSNPRAASTHIQTCTLSKAKSQRMHDCRLGRIPAYVDQTKLRDNRVLIRLRPLTQVRAENARLREQAGRQRKMKSNAAVVMMGVITFGVLAARDFMKLSPKRQNRAFRKLARSLAKKFATKVESLVVHLDETTIHAHFMLRAYDHSGHPLSDNIKRDATASIQDLTHRVLVRFCPKIERGHRKLDRLAAGANYVETLHRSVRALHQDLPREIEEREAELAALEVAKTELLASIDEGRKKLDRLSEEQRTERIALASHKTEMEARARDLDARDADVRAQEDKQQKREDGLDRREASIDKDKADLARERRTQLLAADQLVKREEAVKAARTEAEKIRITYQAALAAMEDALAEISDGTLRRDPATGKLVMRDASLLRALPEELRVGLLCPMRGFVDIRSRVNQRSRELDRRDRAFEEKLAAVGEVITALAEGRAEISDGDIVMEDMPASLKALGETAEDRMIQAILDLIVRAGEVGVGALQPARDYEIDGPGMG; this is encoded by the coding sequence ATGAAAGATCTTGCAAACTCTCCCGCCGATCTGGCGCGCTCCAATCCTCGGGCCGCGTCGACCCATATACAAACCTGCACCCTCTCGAAGGCGAAGAGTCAGCGCATGCATGACTGTCGGTTAGGGCGCATCCCCGCCTATGTCGACCAGACGAAACTGCGCGACAACCGCGTGCTGATCCGGTTGCGTCCGCTTACACAGGTGCGCGCCGAGAATGCGCGGCTTCGCGAACAGGCCGGTCGGCAGCGCAAGATGAAATCGAACGCGGCCGTGGTCATGATGGGAGTGATCACCTTCGGCGTGCTTGCCGCACGAGATTTCATGAAGCTTTCGCCGAAACGGCAGAACAGGGCATTTAGAAAGCTCGCCCGGAGCCTCGCCAAGAAATTCGCCACAAAGGTGGAGTCACTGGTCGTTCATCTCGATGAAACGACGATCCACGCGCATTTCATGCTGCGCGCCTACGACCATTCCGGCCACCCGCTCAGCGACAATATCAAGCGCGATGCCACCGCCTCGATCCAGGATCTCACGCACCGCGTGCTCGTGCGCTTCTGTCCCAAAATCGAACGGGGACATCGCAAGCTCGATCGCCTTGCCGCAGGAGCGAATTATGTCGAGACACTACATCGGAGTGTCCGGGCTCTCCACCAAGACCTGCCGCGGGAGATCGAAGAGCGGGAAGCAGAACTCGCGGCGTTGGAGGTTGCCAAAACAGAGTTGCTGGCCTCGATCGATGAGGGGCGCAAAAAACTCGATCGTCTGAGCGAGGAGCAACGCACCGAGCGGATTGCCTTGGCGTCACATAAAACGGAAATGGAGGCCCGCGCGCGGGATCTCGATGCGCGGGATGCGGATGTTCGGGCGCAAGAGGACAAACAGCAAAAGCGCGAAGATGGGCTTGACCGGCGGGAGGCGAGTATCGACAAAGACAAAGCAGATCTTGCCAGGGAGCGACGGACGCAACTTCTAGCCGCAGACCAACTTGTCAAGCGAGAGGAGGCGGTCAAGGCGGCGCGCACCGAGGCCGAAAAGATCCGGATCACTTACCAAGCTGCACTTGCGGCGATGGAAGACGCTCTTGCGGAAATTTCAGATGGAACCCTTCGACGCGACCCTGCCACAGGCAAACTCGTGATGAGGGACGCATCTCTTCTACGGGCGCTCCCGGAGGAGCTGCGCGTGGGGCTCTTGTGCCCCATGCGTGGGTTCGTGGATATCCGGTCTCGGGTAAATCAACGATCCAGGGAGCTTGATCGCAGAGACCGGGCGTTCGAGGAAAAGCTGGCCGCCGTTGGCGAGGTCATAACTGCGCTGGCCGAAGGCCGTGCTGAAATCTCGGATGGCGACATCGTGATGGAGGATATGCCTGCCTCGCTCAAGGCGCTCGGTGAGACTGCGGAGGACCGGATGATCCAGGCTATTCTCGATCTCATCGTGCGGGCTGGAGAGGTCGGGGTTGGTGCGCTGCAGCCGGCGCGCGATTACGAGATTGATGGGCCGGGGATGGGGTGA